From Candidatus Bathyarchaeia archaeon:
CAACTTTTCCGACGAGGTCAGCGCTTATGTCAGCGGTTTTAGTGTAGATGCCTCCGCCGGCTTTTGCAAAAAGCGCAAGGGCGCTTGCTCCAAAGCTGAAGCCCAAAACGATATTGGAGGCCTTAACCGCCCCCCAACCCAAAACAACGTTGAAAACATAGTAGAGTAGGCTTACCCCAAGAAGCGCTAATCCAACGATAAACAGGCCCATAACGGCCCCGCCGTAAAAGGCCACCGGAAACGCCTTCTTCAAACCCTGCTTTGCAGCGTTTGCCGTCCTAACGTTTGCTTCAACAGCAGCCATCATGCCGACATAGGCAGCCACTGTTGTACACACCGAGCCGAAAAGGTAGGCAACAGCCATACCAATGCCGCGGTAGACGCCGAGGGGATCCCCCTCCCGAAAAGCATAGAAGGTATAAAGCACCCCTAAAATGGCAGCCATTATCACGACAAAAACCGCCAATGTTATGTTCTGCCTTCTCAGGTAAGCCTTAGCACCCTCCTTTATTGCTCCGGCAATCTCCCGCATCCTCTCAGTGCCACTGTCTTGGCTTGTGACATATTTATAGAGGTAGCACGCCAAACCCACCGCGGCCAGACCTGCTATTGGCGCAACATAGAACCATTCCATGGTTAACCCTCAACTTCTCCTCTTTTTACAAACCGACTGAAATTAAGCCCCATCCATATAAACCTACTGCAAAAACCAAAGGAGGAAAGCGTATTAAATTGGCGCCGGGGAGGGGATTTGAACCCCTGCGGGCCGAAGGCCCACTGGCTCTCCAACCCCTATTTCCACGGGACGGATCTCGAGGCCAGCGCGTTAACCACTCCGCCACCCCGGCCTGTCCAAATAGAGTGATTAGAGTTTTGCTAAAAGGGGTTGCGCTGTAAAAGGGTGGGGTATAGCCACTTTTTGCCTTTCAAGCGTTTCTTTTTATCCCATTCATGCAGGACTTTTACGGCTTCATTTGCGACTTTTATGGCGTCTCTTTCACCCTCTCCAGGTTTGAACTCGCCAGTGCATCTGTTGGCGTATACGGCGCACACTGCTCCAGCCCTCAAACCATAGAGGTTTGCTAAAGTGAAAAGAGTGGCTGTTTCCATTTCAAAGTTGAGCACTCCCGCCTTTTGAAAAATCGACAAGAGTCCTGCTGTTTGTATCTTGGTGAGCCTGTTTTGACCAGCGTAGAAATCCGACGTGGTGGCGGTTACCCCCACATGGTAGGTGCTTATGCCCAAAGTTTCCGCCGCTTCGATAAGGGCCATCAAAACTTCATAGCTGGCAGCCGCCGGATACTCGGGCATTATGTAAAAGTTGCTTGCGCCGTCTAAGCGAACCGCCGCAGAAGATATTACAAGATCACCACACTTAATTTCCTCTTGAATGGCTCCACAACTGCCGACGCGTATAAAAGTATGAACGCCTATGGCCGCCGCCTCGTTAACTACTATTGCCATACATGCAGGGCCGATCCCGCTTGAGAGTGCAGATAATGGAACCCCTTTATAAGTGCCCGTGGCGCTTCTGAACTCGCGGTGACATGAGACTTCCCGGGATGAATCCCAGAAACTGGCTATCTTTGGAACGCGGTCCGGGTCTCCTGGAACAAGAAGGTATTCGGCTAAGTCGCCTTTCCTACATGCAATGTGATATTGTTTTCCGCCAAAGTTCACGGGATGCATTTTCACCCCCGGCCTAGATTTGCAGCTTTTTTGGCATAACCAAGTCTGCTATATCCACACTGTGCTCGTAAATTTGGTATAACGTTGAGACCGCCGCGAGAATGTGGGGCATGGCTTCTAGACTTTGCTCTTTTGCGCTTTTCTCGACTGCCGCCAAAGCCTTTTCAAGCCTGTCCCTCATCCCTCGCACCTCCTCCGCCAGTACGATGTCCCCTTCAAAAAAGGCTTTTAGGGCATTTTCATGAGCTTCAAAGAGCAACGTGTGAAACTCAACAACCAGCTTCTTGAAGGCCTCAGTAAGCTTTATCCCCTTCAATTCAACCACCTTAAAACCGGCACGGGCGCATTCATCACCAATGGTTTCAACAAGGCTGGCGGCCAGACGGTAGTCTAGGCATTCAATAGGTTGCACACCGAGTTTCTCGCTTAAGCTTGGGTTTTGGATTATAGTCCTTAGGATTCTAACGAGGAGGAAATATAACCGGTTGACTTCCTCATCCCTCGCAATCACGCTCCTCGCCATGTGAATATCTCCATTAACCAGCGCATTGACAACGTCCCTGTGCATTCCAGCGGCAATAGAATAACCTCTCCTAAGGATTTTCTCTGGGGGGAAACTAGAGGGCTCAAGCAAGCACTGCAAAACAATCTTTGAATAATCCTCTTCAACAATCTCTAACCCAATTAGACGGCTGGCTGTTTTCTTAACGGCTTCCCGTGTCTCAAAGCTAATATTCTCCTTTGCCTCCACACGGATAATGTCAAAACCCAAAAGATACTTTCCAATAATCTCACGGCTCAAATAGGGCCCAGGCCTCAAAACAATGGTGCGTGGAGAAGGGGCCGCACCATATTCAGGGTCTATGAGAAGCTTGCCATCGCTGGTTTCGCTCACGGCGACTACAGATCCCCGTTTCAATCCGTAACGTTCAGCCCAATCCTTCGGTAGACACACGAAAAAAGTGCCACTCGGCGTCCTTTGAAGCTTGCGGAGAATACCCACATTAACCACCAAAGCCACGCGATTCAGCAAATATAAAACCGAAATACAACCTATATAAACTTAAGCACAAGTGTTGAAATTGAAAGACAAAATTATAATGGGTATAGATTTAGCTGGTAGAGAAGCCAACCCAACGGGCATAGCCATCTGGAGAAACAGAAAAGTGGAAACTTCCCTCGTTTACACAAACAACGAAATTCTCGAAATATTGTGGCGCATTAAGCCAACAATTGTGGCAATAGACGCCCCCTTTTGCCTTCCAAAAAGAGGAATACTAAGAAAAGCGGATAGAGACCTCATCAGAAGAGGTTACCGTGTCTTTCCCCCGGGTTTATCGGCCATGAAAGCCTTAACCCTTCGCGCTTCAGAGTTGAATAAGTTAATAACGGAAATGGGATTAAAGACAATCGAGGTACATCCCACATCAACAAGAAAAGCGCTAAACATGCCAACAAAGGACTGGAAAGCTATACAAACAATCTTTAAAAGCCTAGGACTGGAAGGAATACCCGAAAATCAAATCCTTACACCCCATGAAATAGACGCCATAACCGCAGCGTTAACAGCACACCTATACCTACTGAACCTAACAGAGGCCATAGGTGATAACGAAGAGGGCTTCGTCATAATCCCGAGAAAGGCCGATTGGCGGGAAATAAGGATATGAATAGCTCTATAGAGAGATTGCAAAAGGCTGTTGAACTGACAATTGCAGCAGGCTATCAACTAAACAAAGACGCCTTTGACTTTCTAAGCATGCTAGCCGCAACAGAAGATCCAGTTGAAATTATAAGCAAAGCCTTGAAAAAAGTCGACACCTTAAAAGAGAAACCATTATTTATTGAGAGAAAATTCCTCGAAGAATTTGTAAAAAAGCCGGAACCTGCAAGGGAATCCCTACTCATACAAGAAGTAACATTAACATCTGCCCGGCTTGAGCAAAGGCAAATTTTAGAGGGAAAGAGGGCTTTCCGCCCCTTTGCAAAGGAAGTAGAGGCAGCCATCAACATAATTGATGACCCGGGAAGCAAAGTTTGCTCAAGCGGTTCAATAGAAGATTATGTAGAATATTTTCGAGATCGCTTTAAGCGCATAGAAAAACTGCTCCGACAGAGAATAGACGTTAGAGGGGCAGCCTCAATAATTGATGCCTTGAAAGCCCCGCCCAACACAAAACTCAAAATCATTGGCATGATTACCGAGAAGAAAGAAACTAAACAGAAAATTCTCTTAACAATTGAAGATCTGCAAGCAAGCGCCACGGTGCTTGTGCCACAAAACGCGCCTAACGAACTGTTGGATAAAGCGAGAACCTTGTTGCTGGATCAGGTTGTATGTATAAGTATTACAAAAACCAGAGGAGACTTACTAATCGCTGAAGATATCATACTGCCGGACATAGCACCGAAAAATCAGAACAGAGCGCCCTATCCAATTTACGCCGTTCTCACTTCTGACCTACACGTGGGCAGCGTTAAATTCCAGAAGGAGGCCTTTAACAGATTCGTCTTGTGGCTAAATGGCAAGTATGGAAACGAGGAAATGCGGGAAATAGCAAGCCACGTAAAGTATGTCTTAATAGCCGGGGACATTGTCGATGGAATAGGCGTTTACCCCAACCAAGTAAAAGAGCTAGCTATGAAAGACATTTATGGGCAATATAAGCTCGCGGCGAAATTCTTGGAGCAAATACCCGATTACATAGAAGTGGTGGTAATACCCGGAAATCATGATGCCCCGAGAAAAGCCTTACCTCAACCACCGATATCGGAGGAATTTCTAGAGCCATTACAGGAATCAAGAGAAATCTACTCCGTTGGAAACCCGTGCACCTTAAGCCTTCACAAAGTTGAAGTCCTCCTGTATCACGGAAGAAGCCTCGACGACATTGTCTCAACGGTTCCCGGAATGGACTACACTCGTCCAGAAAAGGCTATGACACTACTACTACAATGTCGTCATCTGGCACCGGTCTATGGGGGAAAGAACCCGATTTCCCCAGAGCCTAAGGATCGTCTAGTCATAGAACATGTGCCGGATATATTCCATGCAGGACATATACACACGCTTGGATACACCAGCTACCGCAATGTTTTGGTCATTAATTCCGGATGCTGGCAGGAACAAACAGAATACATGAAACGTTTAGGCCTCGTTCCCACAACAAGCATGGTTCCAGTGGTGAACCTACAAACATTTGAAGTTAAGGTTCTATCCTTTGCCTAATTCACACACGTCCATCTTGGGAGAGACACCGCGGTTCATATTCAATCAATCGCCCGAGCCTGGAGTCGCCCGAAAAAGCTTCTTTGATAAGAGTGCGGGTAACTTCGAGTCGAATTTTCTTTGTCCTGCCATACCTGCCCATGCTTGTAATTTGTGCATTAATCAGCCCTAAAGCGTCAAGCTCATTAACTAACGCGCTGACCCTCCTTTGGGTTAGTGGAGTGACACCTAATTCGCCGCAAAGCTCCGTGTAAACCTCATATATTTCGCCGGTTGTAGCCTTATAGCCATTCGCCCTGACAAGATGGAACACGCTTAGCATTACTAGCTTAGAGTGCAACGTAAGATTTGCCACAGCCTCAACAACACGATTGTGTTCTATGAGTTTTTCAGCCTCCCTTACATGTTCTTCCGTGACAACTTTCGCACCCTTCCGCTCGGCAACCTCCCCCGCAACTCTAAGCAGATCTAAAGCCCTGCGGGCATCACCATGCTCAGCGGCGGCCAAGGCCGCACATAGACTCAGGGCACTATCACTTAAAGCGCCTTCGCGGAATGCCATTTGAGCCCGTTCCGCCAATATGGTTTTGAGTTCACTTGCATCATAAGGCCTGAAAACAATTTCTTCCTCGCTTAGAGAACTGAAAACCCTGGGATCAAGAAACTCCTTTAGGCGTAAATCGTTAGATATACCAATAAGTGAAACTTTACTTCGCGACAATGTCTCGTTAATTCTTGTGAGCTCGTAGAGAAGGACGTCGCTTCGCAACTTGACTAATGCATCTACTTCATCCAAAGCAATAATCATTATTCTTTTTGATGCATCCAAACTTTTCTTGAACCTCTCAAAAACTTCGCCCACAGACAAACCGGTAAAGGGCACAGACAACTGCAAGCTATTGCATAGAGATGCTAAAACCCTATACTCGGTTCCAGCTAGACGACAGTTTACATAGCAAAAACTCACAGGGGAACCAACCTCCCTTGCCTTCGCCTCCAACTTTGATAGAACATATTTGGTGACCGCCGTCTTGCCTGTCCCAGTTTTTCCATAAACAAAAATGTTGGAGCATCTTGCCCCCTTCAGAACAGGCGCCACAATTTCTCCAATACGTCTTATTTGCTCTTCACGGTGAGGTAGCCTTTCGGGTAGATAATCATGACGAAGGACTTCCCTATCCTTAAAAATACTCGTGATATTGAAGAATCTGTCAAACACTTCGTCGAGGATGTTTGAATTGCTCATCAGCCTTCCTCCCTTTCCAGTTGTAATGCACTCACCATTCACCCAGCAAAATAAGGTGTGCTATACAATAAAGTGAACACACGGCAGAAAACGTTTAAAGAAAAACAGAAACCACATGAGAACGGGGGAGACACCCCTCTACTTCCACTGGAAAGCTCTGAAAGACAGATATCTTAGTTCTGATTCTTTGAATTAGAAAGAATATACTCTGAAAGGTAAAAGAAGCCCGTAGAATTAAAAATTTCTTGTTAAAAATTCTGAACAAATTAAGAAGATATCTAGCAGCATCCAAAATTAAGATTCAAAATTCAAATTTCAAATCATACTTCACAATTTTTCAACGTTCCAGTGGAAACAATGGGGTTCCTCTCTCCATCCCCCACATAAATCTTCTCCTTCAAGTTTACATTTTCTCTCTTTATCAAGCAGACTGGGAGTTCACAAGTTGCGAACAAGCTGTGAACTTTAATTAATTCTGGATTTTTTCAAAGCATTTTTTCCCTTCTGTTTTACATGTTCTTGTTTCTTCACTGTGAAAAAGCCACACCTTTGCTTCTATTGGAAATTAAATAAAAAGGCATCTATCGTTTAGATTTTTGCATAAAGATTTTTGTGTAAAGGCTGTAAATCAGAATCTTTGGAAAATTTTTATTTTTTCCTATTTTAAGCCCAAAAATTGGCCTATGCTATTTTTTATTTTCACCGCAACACCTATAACTTGTGAAGTGCAAACTTGTGAAGAGCAAGGTGCCCTAGGGTAAATGCCAGCTAGAAAAATGCGGATTGAAGTGTTCGATGGTGAGGGCAACAAGTATAGCATAGCCTTTGAAGGGAACATTACGCGTGAAAAGGCCTTACGTTTACTTGACCTTGTAGAGCTGCTTGGTGGAGTAAGCGCTGGCCCACCTGAGACAAGCGTAACATCTGATGAAACCTCAAAGTATGATAGGTTGCTAGCTATAATTCAAAGGCATTTCCCTATTGTTTGGTTTTCGTCAAAAGACGTTCAAGCAGTTTATGAACAGGAATATAAACAACCAATAAGTCTCAGCACCGTTGCGACGTACCTTTCGAGAATGGCAAGCAAGGGACTACTTGTAAGATCCGGGGCATCCAACCGCATAAAGTATCGTGCCTCCCCGAACCTTTCACAGGTTGTTATCAAACAAAGAACACCCTAACTTCAGGTAGTTTCCGTCTCCGACTTTCTTAACAACTTTTCCATTTCCTTCTTCACACTGTATTTGAAAGGTATTTTACTCGTATCCCTCTCTAGGTAGCCTTCTTCGTAAAGTTTCTTCATTAACCTTGCAGTGTGCTCTCTGCTCAGTTTAATTCTCTCTTTAATTTCTGGGGCTGTTTTTGGGCCTTCCATGGCTAACATCTCTAACACAGCAAGTTCCGTTTCGGTTAGGTGAGCTAAGGCCCTTTCCCTTCTTATCGGTATAACTGTTTCAATACCCGGTTCAAGTGGCGTTTGTTTTGCTTTTTCTTCTACAAGCGAAACCTTAGTAGCTAATTCCCTGTGTGATGCGGCAATATCAC
This genomic window contains:
- a CDS encoding nucleoside phosphorylase, which codes for MHPVNFGGKQYHIACRKGDLAEYLLVPGDPDRVPKIASFWDSSREVSCHREFRSATGTYKGVPLSALSSGIGPACMAIVVNEAAAIGVHTFIRVGSCGAIQEEIKCGDLVISSAAVRLDGASNFYIMPEYPAAASYEVLMALIEAAETLGISTYHVGVTATTSDFYAGQNRLTKIQTAGLLSIFQKAGVLNFEMETATLFTLANLYGLRAGAVCAVYANRCTGEFKPGEGERDAIKVANEAVKVLHEWDKKKRLKGKKWLYPTLLQRNPF
- a CDS encoding PhoU domain-containing protein, producing the protein MLNRVALVVNVGILRKLQRTPSGTFFVCLPKDWAERYGLKRGSVVAVSETSDGKLLIDPEYGAAPSPRTIVLRPGPYLSREIIGKYLLGFDIIRVEAKENISFETREAVKKTASRLIGLEIVEEDYSKIVLQCLLEPSSFPPEKILRRGYSIAAGMHRDVVNALVNGDIHMARSVIARDEEVNRLYFLLVRILRTIIQNPSLSEKLGVQPIECLDYRLAASLVETIGDECARAGFKVVELKGIKLTEAFKKLVVEFHTLLFEAHENALKAFFEGDIVLAEEVRGMRDRLEKALAAVEKSAKEQSLEAMPHILAAVSTLYQIYEHSVDIADLVMPKKLQI
- a CDS encoding DUF429 domain-containing protein, producing MKDKIIMGIDLAGREANPTGIAIWRNRKVETSLVYTNNEILEILWRIKPTIVAIDAPFCLPKRGILRKADRDLIRRGYRVFPPGLSAMKALTLRASELNKLITEMGLKTIEVHPTSTRKALNMPTKDWKAIQTIFKSLGLEGIPENQILTPHEIDAITAALTAHLYLLNLTEAIGDNEEGFVIIPRKADWREIRI
- a CDS encoding DNA-directed DNA polymerase II small subunit, translated to MNSSIERLQKAVELTIAAGYQLNKDAFDFLSMLAATEDPVEIISKALKKVDTLKEKPLFIERKFLEEFVKKPEPARESLLIQEVTLTSARLEQRQILEGKRAFRPFAKEVEAAINIIDDPGSKVCSSGSIEDYVEYFRDRFKRIEKLLRQRIDVRGAASIIDALKAPPNTKLKIIGMITEKKETKQKILLTIEDLQASATVLVPQNAPNELLDKARTLLLDQVVCISITKTRGDLLIAEDIILPDIAPKNQNRAPYPIYAVLTSDLHVGSVKFQKEAFNRFVLWLNGKYGNEEMREIASHVKYVLIAGDIVDGIGVYPNQVKELAMKDIYGQYKLAAKFLEQIPDYIEVVVIPGNHDAPRKALPQPPISEEFLEPLQESREIYSVGNPCTLSLHKVEVLLYHGRSLDDIVSTVPGMDYTRPEKAMTLLLQCRHLAPVYGGKNPISPEPKDRLVIEHVPDIFHAGHIHTLGYTSYRNVLVINSGCWQEQTEYMKRLGLVPTTSMVPVVNLQTFEVKVLSFA
- a CDS encoding ORC1-type DNA replication protein, with protein sequence MSNSNILDEVFDRFFNITSIFKDREVLRHDYLPERLPHREEQIRRIGEIVAPVLKGARCSNIFVYGKTGTGKTAVTKYVLSKLEAKAREVGSPVSFCYVNCRLAGTEYRVLASLCNSLQLSVPFTGLSVGEVFERFKKSLDASKRIMIIALDEVDALVKLRSDVLLYELTRINETLSRSKVSLIGISNDLRLKEFLDPRVFSSLSEEEIVFRPYDASELKTILAERAQMAFREGALSDSALSLCAALAAAEHGDARRALDLLRVAGEVAERKGAKVVTEEHVREAEKLIEHNRVVEAVANLTLHSKLVMLSVFHLVRANGYKATTGEIYEVYTELCGELGVTPLTQRRVSALVNELDALGLINAQITSMGRYGRTKKIRLEVTRTLIKEAFSGDSRLGRLIEYEPRCLSQDGRV
- a CDS encoding MarR family transcriptional regulator, with protein sequence MDFIIVLSILFFGVAVGFAFEYYRNLAKIREEYSRAKGVFNDIILSFSRELKRVAENLETIAFKVEASSVRSDEAVSRANALEEKVKTLEDKAKRILDDWDKLVMRLEEVERQTRDIAASHRELATKVSLVEEKAKQTPLEPGIETVIPIRRERALAHLTETELAVLEMLAMEGPKTAPEIKERIKLSREHTARLMKKLYEEGYLERDTSKIPFKYSVKKEMEKLLRKSETETT